The genomic region GTGCAGGGAGCGTGGGGCGGGGGCAGAGGAGAGGATTCGATCACGATTCGGAAGGGGCTTGAAGAATGGGCCGCCGGTCACGGCGGCTCAGTCGTATATGCTCGCGGAACCGAGGTCGAGTCCGTATCCGATGCGGGTTTTGCGGAGGCGGAAGAGGCGGCGCGGCAGGCCGATGTCGTCGTGCTTGTCCTTGGCGAGTCGGGCGGCCTTAGCGGAGAAGCGGCGGCGCGCGCCCACATCGATCTGCCTGGCAATCAGCAGCAGCTGATCGATCGGATTTCTTCGCTTGGCAAACCCGTCGTTATGGTGCTCTTCTCCGGTCGCCCTCTCGTTCTCACGCCCGTCGTGAACAAGGTGGACGCCATCCTTGAGGTCTGGTTCCCTGGAACCGAGGCAGGCCACGCTGTCGCGCGCGTCCTATACGGCGAAGTTTCGCCCAGTGGGAAACTTCCCATGAGCTTCCCGCAGACCGAGGGGCAGGAGCCGCTCTACTACAACCAATTGCCCACAGGCCGGCCGGCCAGGGACGCCAACCTCAACGTCCGGGGCGATGGCGCCGCACACTGGCTCTCCCGCTACATTGACGCCCCCAACGCCGCGCTCTTTCCCTTCGGCTTCGGCCTTTCCTACACTCAGTTCGGATATTCGGATGTGACGCTCTCGCGTCAGAGCCTCCCCATGCGCGAAGCTGTCGCCGGCGCGAAGAGTCTTGTCATCGCCAAAGTCACCGTCACGAATACCGGAAAGGCGCCCGCCACCGAAGTCACGCAATGTTATGTCGGCAACGTCGGCGCAAGCCTCGAACAGCCTATCCGCAGTCTGAAGGGCTTCGTGCGCGTCACGCTGGCTCCCGGCGAATCGAAGGAGATTAGCTTTCCTCTCGGCTTTGAAGAGCTGTCGTTCTTCGACAACGCCGGCCATCAGCTCGTCGAGCCGAGTATGTACAACGTGTGGATCGGCGGCGATTCGCTGGCGGCAAGCCACGGAGAATTTCAGATCACCCGGTAGTGATAACGAAGAGAAACGCCAGCGGCCGAATCAAAGGCCGCCGGCGTTGTTTAGGTTTTTGCCTCTCCTGAGGCCCGAGACTATTTGGGCTCCTTGGTCCAGCGATTGTTGAACAGGTGGGCGAGGATGTAGGCGGCCGGATGGACGACCAAGCTGGGCAGATTCAGCCATGCCTCCAGCAGGGTTTCACCACGTTCTTCCGCAAGGTTGAGGATCTCCGAGCGCTCATCCTCCGTCAGCGCCGCCAGGCGAGCGACGCCAGAGATTTTTCCATTCGCGCCCGGCTGCGGGAACCAGCCGGAGCCGGCGAGCTCCAGCGGAGTGAGGCCGGTCGGCGCGATCGGCTCCGTAGCCGGATCGGCGGGAGCGGCTCCCAGCAGGCTCAGCGTATATTCCTTTGTGATCGGACGATCGTCGCCGAAGATGGCCGCGCCATGCTCTTGCAGCCAGAGTGTCAGCCATTCCGCGAACCATTGGCGAGATTCGTGCTTGCCGGTGATAAAGTCCGCTTGGCGGAAGTCTTCCCGAAAGAAACCGCCGAAATGACCGCCGAAGGCGCACGCGAGGCGCTTGGAGGTGGGGAGCTCGTGCGGAATGCGCTGGAGCGTGATTTCCGTCTTGTCCTCTAAGTCGACCGCCTTTAAGATCTGCTGCTTGAGCGGCGCGGTCACATCGTGCGGCAAGCCCAGCGTGTCCAGCTTCTGGAGCGCTTCATTGAGCGCATGGATCTTTTTGTTGGTGTCGGCGGCGGTTTGGAAGTCGCCGTAGAGCGCCGTATTGAAATAGGATCCGAGAATCTTGGGCAGCAGCGGAAGCGGCGGGCCGGCCTGCGCGCTGGCCGAGTTTGTGAGTGCGCGCTCGACGTCGGACGGAAGCTGAGGCTCGGGCTCGATGATGACGAAGCTGCGCCCCGCTCTTTTTTGATTTTCTTCTCGGTCCGGATCCCGTTCCGGAAACCTGCTGTTCAGATACGCGACCGCGTCGATGCACTTTCCGACCGGCTGGTTGTGGAACAGGCCGCCGTCCACGAATTGAAAACACGCCTTGTCCGGCAGTCCCACGGTGGTATGCAGATCTTGCTCCCCGGCCGCCTTCGCCAGCGTGTTGGATTCCACGGCCTCCCGGAACTTCAAATACTCGGGGTACGCCGTTAAGTCGCGGGTCTGAAAATGGCTGGGGAAGGCAAAAGGGAAGGCGCCGGAGGTCTTCGCGGCCTCCACGGCGTCTTTCCAGGTCTCATCGGAGCCGGCGTCCGGGCCCGCGCCGCTGACCATGCGCTTTTCGATCATCTCGATCTGATCGCCGGAGATCAGAAACGGGACATAATCGCGGTAGTCCAGCGCGTAAAGCGCTGTGGTTGCCTGCGCGTGTCCTTCGCGGTTGAAGTCGATCACGAACGGCACGCCGTCGAGGTTCGTCATCGTGATCCAAAACGCGATGGGTTCTTCCGGATCTTCGGGCTTGCTCGGGGGAATTGTCAGCGTGCCATTTACGACATCGTCAAAGATCGCGCTCGTGAACAGGGATTCCACCGATTCCGCACCCTGCGAGGATTTGAGCAGGTTGTGGATCTCCAGCAGCTCCACCCAGCACAGCCGCATCGCCGCCTCCAGTTTATCTGGCGGAACCTTCAGAGCGATCCCCTGACTGAGAATCAACCCCGTTACCGAACCGGCGGACGCGCCCGCGACGGCGTCGATCGCCACACGCGCCCGCCCGGCAATGTCGGCGTTCCGATTGAAATCGTAGAGGTCGCGGTAAAGCTGGGTCAGAACGCCGGCTTCATATGAGCCCAGGGAAATTCCCCCGGAAATGGAAAGGGCAAAACGGTGGGTCCGCGCCACCGTGGTATCCATGCGCGCCATGTTTGTCTCCTTCGATGGATGTGAGTAATTGGGATGTGACCGAAAGAACTGGCCGCTTGCTGCTTTCTCGATTTCATTCTTTCGAAAGAACTGTAATTCCTCTTTGGCCGGGAGATTATTTCCTGTCGGAACCGTCAGGAGCGAGAATCAAGCAGAAGAGCTCTGAGATAGTTTGGCGGCGTACAATTGCCTGGTGTATATACTTGTACCAAATGTATTGTTCGCGGTCATTTCAAATAACAATTTATTTTGTCCGTTCTTTTGTTCAAATAATGCTTGACAATTCTCCCGACTGGTCTTATAATATGAAAGTGAGAAGCGCAAGACACAACATTCTCATTCTACTTTAACGCCAAGGCGTCGTACAAAGGTTTATAAAATTATGCGAAGAACTGATAAAGCCGGTTTTACTTTGATTGAATTGCTAGTCGTCATCGCCATTATCGCGATTCTTGCCGCGATTCTCTTCCCCGTTTTCGCCAAAGCGCGCGAAAAAGCGCGTCAGGCCAGCTGTTTGAGCAACGAAAAGCAGATCGGTCTGGGGATTCTGCAGTACGTGCAAGACAGCGATGAAACCTACCCGCTATCGGACCGAACCGGATGCTGGGAGCAGTCGACTTATCCGTATGTGAAGTCGGTCAATGTGTACAAGTGTCCGTCCAATCCGGACTCCAGCCTGAACATTCCCCGCAATGAAGTGCAAGATCCCGCCTTCTATGGCGGTAATGTTCCCGCGACGTTCCCTGTCAGCTATGGTATGAACAACTTCCTTGGCGAGTCTCCTTCTGGAGCCGGCGGCAAGGCGCAAACACTGGCTTTCATCCGCGAGCCAGCATCCCGCATCATGATTGCAGAGCGGCATGTGGACACCGGCGGCGATCCTAACAACGATGGCGACAATCAGAATGCCGTCGGCTGGACAGACTGGGATGCCGGTAAGTGGTCGCGAGCGCTTTTCGCGGGTCACACGGGCCGCATGAATGTTCTTTTCTGTGACGGTCACGTCAAGGGAATGAAGCCTACGCAGACCGCGACGCCCGTCAACATGTGGGGAGACGTCAACAACGCTGGCTCAGGCACGGGGCCGTGCGATGTTGCGCCGTATGATGGTGACAACAACACGATCAACTGCGATCAGCCGTCCACGGGTCTGACCCAAGGAATGCAGTTGCTGGAATCCAAGTATCAGTAAATTCTTGGTCGTACATTAACAAAGACGAAAGGGGCGCGTCCTGCAAAGGAGGCGCCCCTTTTTGGCGAGGGCCTCTGGTATTATTTTGCGATACTGGTTTATAAACAATTGATTAGTCAATTGTTTATTATGGATTGGACGATCTTGCCATCAAAGAATTTTTGTCCAATTTTTTTGTTCCGTGATCCTTGACAATTTTGCGAAAACGCCATATAATATGAATTGAAACTAGCGCAAGCCAATGCGCCTTTTGATCCATCTTATTGTAATCTATCGTATCGGAGATTTAAAAAATGCGGAAAACTGTGAAATTAGGTTTTACTCTTATTGAACTCCTCGTCGTGATCGCCATTATCGCGATTCTCGCCGCAATCCTGTTCCCCGTTTTCGCCAAGGCGCGCGAAAAGGCCCGGCAGATCAGCTGTCTTTCGAATGAGAAGCAGTTGGGACTGGGATTGTTGCAATATAGCCAGGACAACGACGAAGTCCTGGGCCAAGCCTGGCATGGCAACGGCGGCTACCAAGCTTCCGATCCGACGCCTGGTAATGTCAAGTATAAGTGGATGGACGCGATTTACCCGTATGTGAAGAGCACCCAGGTGTTCCACTGCCCCGACTTTAATAATGACCTGTCCACCCCGACCGCGCCGACCGGTAACTATGTACCCTATCAGCAGCTCACGGGACCCGATGACACTCACTATGGCAGCTACTCCATGAACGCGTCTTATTGGGACAGCAACACTGTCGGCGGCGGCTGCAAATCGCCCGGCGACTCCAGCGGTCTCGGATTGGCGACGCTGTCTCACCCCGCGACAACGGCGTGGATCATGGACGGCGAAGGCAGCTACCAGGTGGACTGGCCTGTTACCCCGAATTATGTCACCAAGGGCGATCTTCAGATTGTTGGCGCGGGAACCATGAACGGAACCGGTAACAATGGGGATGGCTCCATGGTCAATCGCCACACGGGTGTCGTGAACATCATCTGGTGTGATGGACATGCGAAGGCGATGCGAATGGAAGCATTGATGCAGACAAAGAGCGTCGATTGCGGCAACGGCGCGCAAACCATCGCTCCCTACCTGATCGTCCAAGACTTCGGCATCTAAGCTGTAACCCTCTTCCGCAGAACAGAAGAAAACAACGGCGGTGAAGATTTATTCTTCACCGCCGTTGTTTTGTGTTGGGTATCGTCTAGGATGGCGGGATTGTTTTACACCGATCGAGTGTAGGCTGAGAGGTGGAAAAGTTTATGAAAGCGCGTTATGCTTTGATTTGCGTCTTGCTGCTCTGCGCCGGCGCGTGCGGCAGGACCGATGTTACGAAGGCGGCGCCGGCGCCGTCCGCTATTACGCTGGAGGGGGCGAAGCCGGCGGCGCAGGTCGGGTCCACGGGGGAGGACCGTAAGGCGGGCTCGCTTTATGGGCATGTCCTGGGCAAGGATTGGGGAACGAAGGCGGGGGATTACGCGGAGTATCAGTTTGATGAGGCGGCGGCGGTTTCGCCGGCGCGGCTGACCGTGCGCTATGCGCGCGAGATTCCCGGCGCTGCGCGGTTTGATGTGACCCTGGATGGGAAGAACATCGGCGCCGTATTGCTGCCGAGCACGGGTGGGTGGGGCGATACGGCGGCGAACTTCCAAACGCGTGATCTGCTGCTGCCGAATCTGAGCGCGGGCGCGCACACGCTGCGGCTTACGGCGGCGGCGCCGCATGCCGGGCCGGGCGAAGAACTGTCTGCGTCGCCGATTCTGGACAAGATCGGCGGGCGCGACGATAAGAACAGCGTCGGGCATGGCCGCAACGTCGCGATCTATACCGGCGGGCCATCACGGTTTTTCTACGCGACCCAGGAGATGGGCGATGTATTTAACGCCGCCGACGGCGCGCCGGTCGCGTGGTATCCCGACCACGTGCTGGCCGATCCTGGCCTTGCGCCCGGCAACGCCAACCTGGATCAATTGACGATCGACGCCAAACCCGTCACGCCGGCCGCCCAGGCCGATGCGCCGGTGAGCGGAGTGACGGAGCGCCGCCAGATTTGCGTCACCGCCGACGATGTCGCCGTCTCGCGGGTGATCCTGACTAATACGACCGGCGCCGCGATCACGCAGTCGCTGGAGATCGCCGGCGACTGCCGGAATTCTGCGGATTATCGCGGCGGACCTGGCGGCCATAAAGAAACGCGGCGGGATGGCGACGCCGTAATTCTCACCGACTCCCATGTTTTCCCCAGCGTGCTTCCCCATGGGCTGTCCCTGGCGATTGGCGGATCGATCGCGCCGGCGTCCGTCGAGACAAACACGCCCGGCGCGTATCGTCTGCGCTACGAGGTCGCCGTTCCGGCGGGGGGAAGCAAAATCGTGACCCTCGCCTGCGCGTTCGATCCCGACGCGAACAAGGCGAAGGCGAATCTGGCGCGGGTGCTTGGGCAGAACAATCCCTTGGAGCAAAACCGCGCGGACTGGGCCGGCTTTTACGAAAAGCAAGTCCCGCGCTTCGAGTGCTCCGATCCGCGCATCAATGAGATCTACGGATTGCGCTGGTTTTTGCTGAAGTTCTCGACGGCCGGAGGCAGCCTCGGATACTTCCATTACCCCGTGGACATGGAAGGGCGGGAGGCGTTCCAGACCTACTGCTGCTACAGCGCTCCGTTCATGGCGTTCGATCTCAACTGGGCGAGCGATCCGTCGGTGGGATTCGGCCAGCTCGCGAACATGGGGAGCGTGGCCTACGACGACGGCCGTTTTCCCTGGTACGCGACTCCGGAAACCAACCACGTTCATGTGGATCACGCCTCCGCGAGCGGTCAATCGCTGCTGCCCTGGACCGCGTGGCGCTTTTATCAGATCCATGGCCGCAAAGACATGATCGCGGCGCTTTATCCCACGATGAAGAAGGATGTCGATTGGTGGATCTCGGACCGCGATCCCGATCATAACGGCCTGTTCACGATCGACAACCAGCTGGAGACGGGGATGGATGATCTGCATCGCCGCTGGAAGGGAGGAACGCCGAAACGATACGAAGCGATTGACGCCAGTTGTTACACCTATCTGAACCTCAAGGCAGTCGCCAATATGGCGCGGCTGATAGGGAAATCGGCGGACGCGTCGTATTATGATTCCTATGCCGCTAAGACGGCGAATGCGGTGGAGACCATCCTGTGGGACCCGGCGCTCCAGCGTTACCGCGACCGTAACCCGGACAATGGCGAACTTTCCGACTACAACTCGCTGACGATCTTCTACCCGATGTTCGCCGGGATCGCCCGTAAGGAGCACCTGAGCGTCATCACTCGGTATTTGACCAATCCCAAGGAGTACTGGACCAAATATCCCGTGCCGGCGCTGTCCCAGACCGACCCTGAGTTTGACCCCGAGCATCGCTACTGGGCGGGCCTGACCTGGCCGGCGACCAATTCCCACGTCTTCGAAGGCTTCGCGGACACCGCCAAGCGTTTAGACCGTACACAGATGGCGAAGGCCGGCGAACTGTTCCAGCGGATGGTGGCCCTGCACAGCCAGCCTCGCGCCGACTTCTACGAGCATTACCATCCGCTGACGGGAAAGCCGCTCAGTAATTTCCGCGACTATATGCACTCGTGGTGGATCGAGACGATCGTTCGTGAGACGGCGGGATTGGAGCCGCAGGACGATGGGGGATTGAGAATCGATCCGCTGCCGATGGATCTGAAATACTACGCCCTGCGCGGCGCGCGCTACCGGGGGCATCTGGTCGATGTGCTTTGGAACGACGCGGCGGCGGGGAAGGGATTGACGGTGGCGGTGGACGGCAAGGTTCTGCGGCGAGTCGCCGCATTCCAGCCGGGCGATGCGCCGATCGTCATTCCGGCGGCGGAGATCCGCCCGAAATAGTTCGGCGCGTCTCCTGCTTTATTGAAGCAGGAGACGCGCCGCAGAACCTCAATTACGACGGCCCGTTATGGGCCGTCGTATGGGCGGCAGCTATCGCGGAGGATGAGTCGGGTGGGGCACTCGACCTGCGCGATATCGGACTTGCGTTCCCCGGCGCGGCGCAGGAACAGCTTGGCGGCCTCGGCGCCGATCTCCTCGAAGGGCTGCGCGGTGGTCGTCAGGCCCACGCCGTTCGGGAGCTTGGTGATGATGTTATCGCATCCTATGACGGAGATATCTTCCGGAACA from Capsulimonas corticalis harbors:
- a CDS encoding DUF1559 domain-containing protein translates to MRKTVKLGFTLIELLVVIAIIAILAAILFPVFAKAREKARQISCLSNEKQLGLGLLQYSQDNDEVLGQAWHGNGGYQASDPTPGNVKYKWMDAIYPYVKSTQVFHCPDFNNDLSTPTAPTGNYVPYQQLTGPDDTHYGSYSMNASYWDSNTVGGGCKSPGDSSGLGLATLSHPATTAWIMDGEGSYQVDWPVTPNYVTKGDLQIVGAGTMNGTGNNGDGSMVNRHTGVVNIIWCDGHAKAMRMEALMQTKSVDCGNGAQTIAPYLIVQDFGI
- a CDS encoding DUF1559 domain-containing protein, producing MRRTDKAGFTLIELLVVIAIIAILAAILFPVFAKAREKARQASCLSNEKQIGLGILQYVQDSDETYPLSDRTGCWEQSTYPYVKSVNVYKCPSNPDSSLNIPRNEVQDPAFYGGNVPATFPVSYGMNNFLGESPSGAGGKAQTLAFIREPASRIMIAERHVDTGGDPNNDGDNQNAVGWTDWDAGKWSRALFAGHTGRMNVLFCDGHVKGMKPTQTATPVNMWGDVNNAGSGTGPCDVAPYDGDNNTINCDQPSTGLTQGMQLLESKYQ
- a CDS encoding patatin-like phospholipase family protein; protein product: MARMDTTVARTHRFALSISGGISLGSYEAGVLTQLYRDLYDFNRNADIAGRARVAIDAVAGASAGSVTGLILSQGIALKVPPDKLEAAMRLCWVELLEIHNLLKSSQGAESVESLFTSAIFDDVVNGTLTIPPSKPEDPEEPIAFWITMTNLDGVPFVIDFNREGHAQATTALYALDYRDYVPFLISGDQIEMIEKRMVSGAGPDAGSDETWKDAVEAAKTSGAFPFAFPSHFQTRDLTAYPEYLKFREAVESNTLAKAAGEQDLHTTVGLPDKACFQFVDGGLFHNQPVGKCIDAVAYLNSRFPERDPDREENQKRAGRSFVIIEPEPQLPSDVERALTNSASAQAGPPLPLLPKILGSYFNTALYGDFQTAADTNKKIHALNEALQKLDTLGLPHDVTAPLKQQILKAVDLEDKTEITLQRIPHELPTSKRLACAFGGHFGGFFREDFRQADFITGKHESRQWFAEWLTLWLQEHGAAIFGDDRPITKEYTLSLLGAAPADPATEPIAPTGLTPLELAGSGWFPQPGANGKISGVARLAALTEDERSEILNLAEERGETLLEAWLNLPSLVVHPAAYILAHLFNNRWTKEPK
- a CDS encoding MGH1-like glycoside hydrolase domain-containing protein — protein: MKARYALICVLLLCAGACGRTDVTKAAPAPSAITLEGAKPAAQVGSTGEDRKAGSLYGHVLGKDWGTKAGDYAEYQFDEAAAVSPARLTVRYAREIPGAARFDVTLDGKNIGAVLLPSTGGWGDTAANFQTRDLLLPNLSAGAHTLRLTAAAPHAGPGEELSASPILDKIGGRDDKNSVGHGRNVAIYTGGPSRFFYATQEMGDVFNAADGAPVAWYPDHVLADPGLAPGNANLDQLTIDAKPVTPAAQADAPVSGVTERRQICVTADDVAVSRVILTNTTGAAITQSLEIAGDCRNSADYRGGPGGHKETRRDGDAVILTDSHVFPSVLPHGLSLAIGGSIAPASVETNTPGAYRLRYEVAVPAGGSKIVTLACAFDPDANKAKANLARVLGQNNPLEQNRADWAGFYEKQVPRFECSDPRINEIYGLRWFLLKFSTAGGSLGYFHYPVDMEGREAFQTYCCYSAPFMAFDLNWASDPSVGFGQLANMGSVAYDDGRFPWYATPETNHVHVDHASASGQSLLPWTAWRFYQIHGRKDMIAALYPTMKKDVDWWISDRDPDHNGLFTIDNQLETGMDDLHRRWKGGTPKRYEAIDASCYTYLNLKAVANMARLIGKSADASYYDSYAAKTANAVETILWDPALQRYRDRNPDNGELSDYNSLTIFYPMFAGIARKEHLSVITRYLTNPKEYWTKYPVPALSQTDPEFDPEHRYWAGLTWPATNSHVFEGFADTAKRLDRTQMAKAGELFQRMVALHSQPRADFYEHYHPLTGKPLSNFRDYMHSWWIETIVRETAGLEPQDDGGLRIDPLPMDLKYYALRGARYRGHLVDVLWNDAAAGKGLTVAVDGKVLRRVAAFQPGDAPIVIPAAEIRPK